Proteins found in one Rhodobacter capsulatus SB 1003 genomic segment:
- a CDS encoding circularly permuted type 2 ATP-grasp protein — translation MTTYFNEMYEGGTVREPYARLEDWTKAMPAALRAMKQAEAEALFRRIGITFAVYGEGGDPDRLIPFDMFPRVFTQGEWRKLERGIKQRARALNAFLLDVYGRAEIVRAGKIPARMVFQNEAFERAVAGFTPPRGIYSHIVGIDIVRTGADEFFVLEDNCRTPSGVSYMLENREIMMRMFPQLFRENRIEPVDGYSDALRRTLASVAPAKCEREPTIAILTPGHYDSAYYEHSFLADLMGVELVEGADLFVEGGFVWMRTTEGPKKLDVIYRRIDDAFLDPLCFRPDSMLGIPGLMDVYRSGGVSICSAPGAGVADDKAVYTFVPEMIRFYLGEEPLLNNVPTWQCAKPEDCKYVLDHLGELVVKEVHGSGGYGMLVGPKSTADQIETFRAKIAAHPENYIAQPTLALSSTPTFVEEGIAPRHVDLRPYCLVGEKIELVPGGLTRVALKEGSLVVNSSQGGGVKDTWVLAE, via the coding sequence ATGACGACTTATTTCAACGAAATGTACGAAGGCGGCACCGTCCGCGAGCCCTATGCGCGGCTCGAAGACTGGACGAAGGCCATGCCCGCCGCATTGCGCGCAATGAAACAGGCCGAGGCAGAGGCGCTTTTTCGCCGGATCGGCATCACCTTTGCGGTCTATGGCGAGGGGGGCGACCCGGACCGGCTGATCCCCTTCGACATGTTTCCGCGCGTCTTCACGCAAGGGGAATGGCGCAAGCTCGAACGCGGCATCAAGCAGCGGGCGCGGGCGCTGAATGCCTTTCTGCTCGATGTCTATGGCCGCGCCGAAATCGTCCGGGCGGGCAAGATCCCGGCGCGGATGGTGTTTCAGAACGAGGCCTTCGAGCGCGCCGTGGCAGGCTTCACCCCGCCGCGCGGGATCTATTCGCACATCGTCGGGATCGACATCGTGCGCACCGGCGCGGATGAGTTCTTCGTGCTGGAAGACAATTGCCGCACGCCTTCGGGGGTCAGCTACATGCTGGAAAACCGCGAAATCATGATGCGGATGTTCCCGCAGCTGTTTCGCGAAAACCGCATCGAGCCGGTCGACGGCTATTCCGATGCGCTGCGCCGCACGCTGGCCAGTGTTGCCCCGGCGAAATGCGAACGCGAGCCGACGATCGCCATTCTGACGCCGGGCCATTACGACAGCGCCTATTACGAACACAGTTTCCTCGCCGATCTGATGGGCGTCGAACTGGTCGAGGGCGCCGATCTGTTCGTGGAAGGCGGCTTCGTCTGGATGCGAACCACCGAGGGGCCGAAGAAGCTCGACGTGATCTACCGGCGCATCGATGACGCTTTCCTTGACCCGCTTTGTTTCCGGCCGGATTCGATGCTGGGCATTCCCGGGCTGATGGATGTCTACCGTTCGGGCGGGGTGTCGATCTGTTCGGCGCCCGGCGCGGGCGTGGCCGATGACAAGGCGGTCTATACCTTCGTGCCCGAGATGATCCGGTTCTATCTGGGCGAAGAGCCGCTTTTGAACAATGTCCCCACCTGGCAATGCGCCAAGCCCGAGGATTGCAAATATGTGCTCGACCATCTGGGCGAGCTGGTGGTGAAGGAGGTGCATGGCTCGGGCGGTTACGGCATGCTGGTGGGGCCGAAATCGACAGCCGATCAGATCGAGACCTTCCGCGCCAAGATCGCGGCGCATCCGGAAAACTACATCGCCCAGCCGACCTTGGCGCTGTCGTCCACGCCGACCTTTGTCGAGGAGGGGATCGCGCCGCGGCATGTCGATTTGCGGCCCTATTGCCTTGTGGGCGAGAAAATCGAACTGGTGCCGGGCGGTCTGACCCGTGTCGCGCTGAAAGAGGGATCGCTGGTCGTGAACTCGTCTCAGGGCGGCGGGGTCAAGGACACCTGGGTTTTGGCGGAGTAA
- a CDS encoding M3 family oligoendopeptidase: MIRSFPAPKFDAAPAQGGAGEFGALPDWDLSDLYTAPDAPEFLHDMAWLEAACASFAKDYEGQLADLDAAGMADCIARHEAIETVAGRIMSYAGLRYYQNTTDAERAKFMSDAGDKITSFTTPLVFFSLEFNRIDDARYEAVFADPLVARFKPVFDRMRAMKPYQLSDELEKFLHDQSVVGASAWNRLFDETTAALQFTVQGETLNLEATTTLMSDHDRGKREAAARELARVFGQNVKLFARVHNTLAKEKEVEDRWRKMPTPQLGRHLSNHVEPEVVEALRNAVVAAYPRLSHRYYALKAKWLGLEKLQVWDRNAPLPSETPRKILWDEAKATVLGAYGAFSPRMAEIAQPFFDKGWIDAGVKPGKAPGAFAHPTVTTVHPYVMLNYLGKPRDVMTLAHELGHGVHQVLAAKQGPMLSDTPLTLAETASVFGEMLTFRALLDAAKTPAERKQLLAGKVEDMINTVVRQIAFYDFECKLHAARAQGELTPEDINALWMSVQAESLGPVFEFMPGYETFWTYIPHFVHSPFYVYAYAFGDGLVNALYATYAAGLPDFQTKYFEMLEAGGSKHHKDLLAPFGLDASDPAFWDKGLSMIAGLIDELEAMEA, translated from the coding sequence ATGATCCGTTCCTTCCCCGCCCCGAAATTCGACGCCGCCCCCGCGCAGGGAGGGGCCGGAGAGTTCGGCGCCCTGCCCGACTGGGACCTGAGCGATCTTTACACCGCCCCCGACGCGCCGGAATTCCTGCATGACATGGCCTGGCTCGAGGCCGCTTGCGCCTCCTTTGCCAAGGATTACGAGGGGCAGCTGGCCGACCTGGACGCCGCGGGCATGGCGGACTGCATCGCGCGCCACGAGGCGATCGAGACCGTGGCCGGACGGATCATGTCCTATGCGGGGCTGCGCTATTATCAGAACACCACCGACGCCGAACGCGCCAAATTCATGTCGGATGCGGGCGACAAGATCACCAGTTTCACCACGCCGCTGGTCTTCTTCAGCCTGGAATTCAACCGCATTGACGACGCGCGCTATGAAGCGGTCTTTGCCGATCCGCTTGTGGCGCGGTTCAAGCCGGTCTTTGACCGGATGCGGGCGATGAAACCCTATCAGCTTTCGGACGAGCTGGAAAAGTTCCTGCACGATCAATCCGTTGTGGGGGCCTCGGCGTGGAACCGGCTGTTTGACGAAACCACCGCGGCGCTGCAGTTCACCGTTCAGGGCGAGACGCTGAACCTTGAAGCCACGACGACGCTGATGAGCGATCACGACCGGGGCAAGCGCGAGGCGGCGGCGCGCGAGCTGGCGCGGGTCTTCGGGCAGAACGTCAAGCTTTTCGCCCGGGTGCACAACACGCTTGCCAAGGAAAAGGAAGTTGAGGACCGCTGGCGCAAGATGCCCACGCCGCAGCTGGGCCGCCACCTGTCGAACCATGTCGAGCCCGAGGTGGTCGAGGCTTTGCGCAATGCGGTCGTGGCCGCCTATCCGCGGCTCTCGCATCGCTATTATGCGCTGAAGGCGAAATGGCTGGGGCTTGAAAAGCTGCAGGTCTGGGACCGCAACGCGCCGCTGCCCAGCGAAACCCCGCGCAAGATCCTCTGGGACGAGGCGAAGGCCACGGTTCTGGGCGCTTACGGCGCGTTTTCGCCCCGCATGGCCGAGATTGCCCAGCCTTTCTTTGACAAAGGCTGGATCGATGCCGGGGTGAAACCGGGCAAGGCGCCGGGGGCTTTTGCCCATCCGACCGTCACCACCGTGCACCCCTATGTGATGCTGAACTATCTGGGCAAACCGCGCGACGTGATGACCTTGGCGCATGAGCTGGGCCATGGCGTGCATCAGGTTCTGGCCGCGAAACAGGGGCCGATGCTCTCGGACACGCCGCTGACGCTGGCGGAAACGGCCAGCGTTTTCGGCGAGATGCTGACCTTCCGCGCGCTTCTGGATGCGGCCAAGACCCCTGCGGAACGCAAGCAGCTGCTGGCGGGCAAGGTCGAGGACATGATCAACACCGTCGTGCGGCAGATCGCGTTTTACGATTTCGAATGCAAGCTGCATGCGGCGCGCGCGCAGGGGGAACTGACGCCCGAGGATATCAACGCGCTCTGGATGTCGGTGCAGGCGGAAAGCCTTGGCCCGGTGTTCGAATTCATGCCGGGCTATGAGACCTTCTGGACCTATATCCCGCATTTCGTGCATTCGCCCTTCTACGTCTATGCCTATGCTTTCGGCGACGGGCTGGTGAATGCGCTTTACGCCACCTATGCGGCGGGCCTGCCCGACTTCCAGACGAAGTATTTCGAGATGCTGGAGGCGGGCGGCTCGAAACACCACAAGGATCTTCTGGCGCCCTTCGGTCTGGATGCCTCGGATCCGGCCTTCTGGGACAAGGGGCTGTCGATGATCGCGGGGCTGATCGACGAGCTCGAGGCGATGGAGGCCTGA
- a CDS encoding dipeptidase, which yields MGWGKGIGWGLGGAVILAAGAFFALAPGIVERGQNRVVPHEPWPVSAQAAALHKTLVIGDWHSDALLWDRDLLTRSDRGHVDLPRLRAGNVAVQVFTTVTKTPAGMNYDHNAKDARDNITLLVMGQLRPVRSWFSLAERALDQAARLRAIAEAAPDQLVVVRRAGDLDRVLAARAQGAQTVAGILGAEGGHALEGRIENLDRLYDAGFRLLGLTHFFDNELGGSLHGEDDAGLTPFGRQVVERMVQKRMVIDLAHASEPMAREVLAMPGTRPIVSHGGIHGVCPVKRNFPDALMREIAAKGGLIGIGAWAEVTCDATPAGVARSIVAAVRLVGEDHVALGSDFDGAVETEFDSSELAALTQALLDAGLSESVIAKVMGGNMIRYLRETLPQ from the coding sequence ATGGGCTGGGGCAAAGGCATCGGATGGGGCCTGGGCGGGGCCGTGATCCTGGCGGCGGGGGCCTTCTTCGCCCTTGCCCCCGGCATCGTCGAGCGGGGGCAGAACCGGGTCGTGCCGCATGAGCCCTGGCCGGTCTCGGCGCAGGCGGCGGCGCTGCACAAGACGCTCGTCATCGGCGATTGGCATTCCGATGCGCTTTTGTGGGACCGGGATCTGCTGACGCGGTCCGACCGCGGCCATGTCGATCTGCCGCGGCTGCGGGCGGGCAATGTGGCGGTGCAGGTCTTCACCACGGTGACGAAAACCCCCGCCGGGATGAATTACGACCACAATGCCAAGGACGCGCGGGACAACATCACGCTTCTGGTGATGGGGCAGTTGCGGCCGGTGCGGAGCTGGTTCAGCCTTGCCGAACGCGCGCTGGATCAGGCGGCGCGGCTGCGGGCGATAGCCGAGGCGGCGCCCGATCAGCTGGTGGTGGTGCGGCGGGCGGGGGATCTCGACCGGGTGCTGGCGGCGCGGGCGCAAGGCGCGCAGACCGTGGCCGGGATTCTGGGCGCCGAGGGCGGTCATGCCCTGGAAGGCCGGATCGAAAATCTGGATCGGCTTTACGACGCCGGGTTTCGGCTTCTGGGGCTCACGCATTTCTTCGACAACGAACTGGGCGGCTCGCTGCATGGCGAGGATGACGCCGGGCTGACGCCCTTCGGGCGGCAGGTGGTTGAAAGGATGGTGCAAAAGCGCATGGTGATCGACCTTGCCCATGCTTCGGAACCGATGGCGCGCGAAGTGCTGGCGATGCCGGGCACGCGGCCGATCGTCAGCCACGGCGGCATTCACGGCGTCTGCCCGGTGAAGCGCAATTTCCCCGATGCGCTGATGCGGGAGATCGCGGCGAAAGGCGGTCTGATCGGGATCGGCGCCTGGGCCGAGGTGACCTGCGACGCGACGCCCGCGGGCGTGGCCCGGTCGATCGTGGCGGCGGTGCGACTGGTGGGCGAGGATCACGTCGCGCTCGGCTCGGATTTCGACGGCGCGGTCGAGACGGAATTCGACAGCTCGGAACTGGCGGCGCTGACGCAGGCGTTGCTGGATGCGGGGCTGAGCGAGAGCGTGATCGCCAAGGTCATGGGCGGCAACATGATCCGCTATCTGCGCGAGACGCTGCCGCAGTAG
- a CDS encoding Hint domain-containing protein, translated as MSITHRLGAGQAALPVDRDDPSAGLSARKPPLLAAKSLRAMPLTRRYQSCWLTPEGAVQTSTRLAPATPLFEEAFSALARGSVLMTEDGPVAIEDLQPGQSVLTAEGRAERVCWIGSMVIYPGAETGRDLEEQVSLTRITAEAFGAGRPALDLVLGPRARLCLRDPRLRRVSGLEAAYVPARAFLDGISVIEVTPSAPVTVYHVVLEQHGSLRVAGLEVEAFHPGEGVERMIDPRMLSLFEAQFPQFASLAAFGPPAHPRLTRFEVESLWD; from the coding sequence ATGTCGATTACCCACCGGCTCGGGGCCGGGCAGGCTGCCCTGCCCGTGGACCGCGATGATCCCTCTGCCGGGCTGAGCGCCCGCAAGCCGCCCCTGCTGGCGGCGAAATCGCTGCGCGCGATGCCGCTGACGCGGCGGTATCAGTCCTGCTGGCTGACGCCTGAGGGCGCGGTGCAGACCAGCACCCGGCTGGCCCCGGCGACGCCGCTTTTCGAGGAGGCCTTCTCGGCGCTGGCGCGGGGCTCGGTGCTGATGACCGAAGACGGTCCGGTCGCGATCGAGGATCTGCAGCCCGGCCAAAGCGTCCTGACCGCCGAGGGCCGGGCGGAACGGGTGTGCTGGATCGGCTCGATGGTGATCTATCCCGGCGCCGAGACCGGCCGCGATCTGGAGGAACAGGTCAGCCTGACGCGGATCACCGCCGAGGCTTTCGGGGCGGGACGGCCCGCCCTGGATCTGGTGCTGGGCCCGCGGGCGCGGCTGTGCCTGCGCGATCCGCGCCTGCGCCGGGTTTCGGGCCTCGAGGCGGCCTATGTGCCCGCCCGCGCCTTCCTCGACGGCATCAGCGTGATCGAGGTCACCCCCTCGGCGCCGGTTACGGTCTATCATGTGGTGCTGGAACAGCACGGCTCGCTGCGCGTCGCGGGGCTCGAGGTCGAGGCCTTCCACCCCGGCGAGGGGGTGGAGCGGATGATCGATCCGCGGATGCTGTCGCTTTTCGAGGCGCAATTCCCGCAATTCGCCAGCCTTGCGGCTTTCGGCCCGCCTGCGCATCCGCGTCTGACCCGGTTCGAGGTCGAAAGTCTCTGGGACTGA
- the pgeF gene encoding peptidoglycan editing factor PgeF → MPTTLEILTSPALSGVTHGFFTRKGGASSGIFAGLNCGHGSSDQTEAVALNRARVATAMGVLPAALVGVHQIHSADVLVVEEVPAETMRADALVTKRPGIVLSVLTADCQPVLFADRVAGVVGAAHAGWRGSRDGVLEATLDAMEALGADRARISAVIGPCISQRAYEVGDDFMENFLIDDPQAARFFAGGPAGKPMFDLPGYGLARLRAAGVGQAEWTRHCTYADPERFYSFRRTTHAGEADYGRLISAIRL, encoded by the coding sequence ATGCCCACGACGCTTGAAATCCTGACCTCTCCGGCCCTTTCGGGGGTGACGCACGGGTTTTTCACCCGCAAGGGGGGGGCCTCTTCCGGCATCTTCGCCGGGCTCAATTGCGGCCATGGGTCCTCGGATCAGACCGAGGCGGTGGCGCTGAACCGGGCGCGGGTGGCGACGGCGATGGGGGTCCTGCCCGCGGCGCTGGTGGGGGTGCATCAGATCCATTCCGCCGATGTGCTGGTGGTCGAGGAGGTCCCCGCCGAGACGATGCGCGCCGATGCGCTGGTGACGAAACGCCCCGGCATCGTGCTCAGCGTGCTGACGGCGGATTGCCAGCCGGTGCTGTTTGCCGACCGGGTGGCCGGTGTGGTGGGCGCGGCCCATGCGGGCTGGCGCGGCAGCCGCGACGGCGTGCTGGAAGCGACGCTGGACGCGATGGAGGCGCTGGGGGCCGATCGGGCGCGGATTTCCGCGGTGATCGGGCCCTGCATTTCGCAGCGCGCCTATGAGGTCGGCGATGATTTCATGGAAAACTTCCTGATCGACGATCCGCAGGCGGCGCGGTTCTTTGCGGGCGGCCCCGCGGGCAAGCCGATGTTCGACCTGCCGGGCTACGGGCTTGCACGGCTGCGCGCGGCCGGGGTCGGGCAGGCGGAATGGACGCGGCACTGCACCTATGCCGATCCCGAGCGGTTCTATTCCTTCCGCCGCACCACCCATGCGGGCGAGGCCGATTACGGCCGCCTGATCTCGGCGATTCGGCTTTAG
- a CDS encoding class I SAM-dependent methyltransferase — translation MTPLARLLAARIAAEGPIGLDQYMAACLLHPEHGYYATRDPFGRAGDFITAPEISQMFGEMLGLCLAQVWLDQGRPAPFILAEIGPGRGTLLADVTRVIARVPGMADAARLHLIEASPTLRAVQRQTLAAHPVSWHDSVATLPEAPLFLLANEFFDALPIRQFLRTEAGWAERQVGLVGECLVPGLAPPTRFAALEHRLVDTTPGDVVETCPAAAPIMGEIARRIATHGGVALVIDYGHWRSLGDTFQAVRAHGFCDPFATPGEADLTAHVAFEPLAEAARAAGAQASAMTAQGVLLERLGITARAEALAARLSGAAREAHVAAHRRLTHPEEMGQVFQSLAIFPATAPVPPGFDV, via the coding sequence GTGACGCCGCTCGCCCGGCTTCTCGCTGCGCGCATCGCGGCCGAGGGGCCGATCGGGCTGGACCAGTATATGGCCGCCTGCCTGCTGCATCCCGAGCACGGCTATTACGCCACCCGCGATCCCTTTGGCCGGGCGGGCGATTTCATCACCGCGCCGGAGATCAGCCAGATGTTCGGCGAGATGCTGGGCCTCTGTCTGGCGCAGGTCTGGCTGGATCAGGGCCGCCCCGCGCCCTTCATTTTGGCCGAGATCGGGCCGGGGCGGGGCACGCTTTTGGCCGATGTGACGCGGGTGATCGCCCGCGTGCCCGGCATGGCGGATGCGGCGCGGCTGCATCTGATCGAGGCCTCGCCCACCCTGCGCGCGGTGCAGCGCCAGACGCTCGCCGCGCATCCGGTCAGCTGGCATGACAGTGTCGCAACCCTGCCCGAGGCGCCGCTGTTCCTGCTCGCGAACGAGTTCTTCGACGCCCTGCCGATCCGGCAATTCCTGCGCACCGAGGCAGGTTGGGCCGAGCGTCAGGTGGGTCTCGTGGGCGAGTGCCTTGTGCCCGGCCTTGCGCCGCCGACCCGCTTTGCCGCGCTGGAACACCGGCTCGTCGATACGACACCGGGCGATGTGGTGGAAACCTGTCCCGCCGCCGCGCCGATCATGGGGGAAATCGCCCGCCGCATCGCCACCCATGGCGGCGTCGCGCTGGTGATCGATTACGGCCATTGGCGCAGCCTGGGCGACACCTTTCAGGCGGTCAGGGCGCATGGCTTTTGCGACCCTTTCGCCACCCCGGGCGAGGCCGATCTGACCGCCCATGTCGCCTTCGAACCCTTGGCCGAAGCCGCCCGGGCGGCGGGGGCGCAGGCCTCGGCGATGACCGCGCAGGGGGTGCTGCTGGAACGTCTCGGCATCACCGCCCGGGCCGAGGCACTGGCGGCGCGGCTGTCCGGGGCGGCGCGGGAGGCGCATGTCGCCGCGCATCGGCGCTTGACCCATCCCGAAGAAATGGGTCAGGTGTTCCAAAGTCTTGCCATTTTTCCCGCAACCGCCCCGGTGCCCCCGGGCTTCGATGTCTGA
- the lgt gene encoding prolipoprotein diacylglyceryl transferase produces MALPFPDISPDAFEIPILDWPIRWYALAYIAGLLAGWRIVVALMRRPKLWGRAAPMPPEAVEDLLTWVILGVILGGRLGFVLFYDPATYLADPLAIFRVWEGGMSFHGGFAGVVVAGLVFCWRRGIAPLSVGDAFALVAPIGLFLGRIANFIKPELWGRPTDMPWGVIFPVEAAQICNGWAGQVDYACARHPSQLYEAGLEGLVLGAVLWALFARGALRRPGLLMGVFLIGYGLARAFVELFRQPDAQFASATNPMGYAYFLGDIGITMGQLLSAPMIAMGLMLVLYARMRGAR; encoded by the coding sequence ATGGCCCTTCCTTTCCCCGACATCTCCCCCGACGCGTTCGAGATCCCGATCCTCGACTGGCCGATCCGCTGGTATGCGCTGGCCTATATCGCAGGCCTTCTGGCGGGCTGGCGCATCGTCGTCGCGCTGATGCGGCGCCCGAAGCTCTGGGGCAGGGCCGCGCCGATGCCGCCCGAAGCGGTCGAGGATCTGCTGACCTGGGTGATCCTGGGCGTCATCCTCGGCGGGCGGCTGGGCTTTGTGCTGTTCTACGATCCCGCCACCTATCTGGCTGATCCGCTGGCGATTTTCCGGGTCTGGGAAGGCGGCATGTCGTTCCATGGCGGCTTTGCGGGCGTCGTCGTCGCGGGGCTCGTCTTTTGCTGGCGGCGCGGCATCGCGCCCCTGTCCGTGGGCGATGCCTTTGCGCTGGTGGCGCCGATCGGGCTGTTCCTGGGCCGGATCGCGAATTTCATCAAGCCCGAGCTTTGGGGGCGGCCGACCGACATGCCCTGGGGCGTGATCTTCCCGGTCGAGGCGGCGCAAATCTGCAACGGCTGGGCCGGGCAGGTCGATTACGCCTGCGCCCGCCATCCCTCGCAGCTTTACGAGGCCGGGCTTGAGGGGCTGGTTCTGGGCGCCGTGCTCTGGGCGCTGTTCGCCCGCGGCGCGCTGCGCCGCCCGGGGCTGCTGATGGGGGTGTTCCTGATCGGCTACGGGCTCGCCCGCGCCTTTGTCGAGCTGTTCCGCCAGCCCGATGCGCAATTCGCCAGCGCGACCAATCCGATGGGCTATGCCTATTTTCTGGGCGATATCGGCATCACCATGGGGCAGCTGCTCTCGGCGCCGATGATCGCCATGGGGCTGATGCTGGTGCTTTACGCCCGGATGCGGGGGGCAAGGTGA
- a CDS encoding accessory factor UbiK family protein: MQAPNKLFDEMSKLMTNAMGVAQGAKTEAETAMKSWMDRWMADRDFVTREEFDAVKAMAAKAREENEALKARLDALEAK; the protein is encoded by the coding sequence ATGCAAGCTCCGAACAAACTTTTCGACGAGATGTCGAAGCTGATGACCAATGCGATGGGCGTGGCGCAGGGCGCCAAGACCGAGGCGGAAACGGCGATGAAAAGCTGGATGGACCGCTGGATGGCGGATCGCGATTTCGTCACCCGCGAGGAATTCGACGCGGTGAAGGCGATGGCCGCGAAAGCGCGCGAGGAAAACGAGGCGCTGAAGGCGCGTCTCGACGCGCTGGAAGCGAAGTAA
- a CDS encoding DUF6476 family protein — translation MSDMMPSDPAPPPEVKFLKILTTTLAGVMIFGLLTIIFLLVTRLPGATKLPALPAAITLPAGEKAEAVTFGRGFTVVVTESGRVLVYRPDGGLAQDVALK, via the coding sequence ATGTCCGACATGATGCCTTCCGATCCGGCGCCGCCGCCCGAGGTGAAGTTTCTGAAGATTCTCACCACCACCCTTGCGGGGGTGATGATCTTCGGCCTTCTAACGATCATCTTCCTGCTTGTCACCCGCCTGCCGGGGGCGACGAAACTGCCCGCGCTGCCCGCTGCGATCACGCTCCCCGCGGGGGAAAAGGCCGAGGCCGTGACCTTCGGGCGGGGCTTTACCGTGGTTGTGACGGAAAGCGGCCGGGTGCTGGTCTATCGCCCCGATGGCGGGCTGGCGCAGGATGTGGCGCTGAAGTGA
- a CDS encoding RluA family pseudouridine synthase yields MSDIAAHLLRIEIGEDPAERLDKALAALVPEEAALSRSRLARLIAEGAVTRDGVAITDQKAKVAPGEVYMIAVEPPRAVETLAQDIPLTVLWEDEDLIVIDKPAGMVVHPAPGSEDGTLVNALLHHFGGRLSGIGGEARPGIVHRIDKETSGLLVVAKSDRAHHGLAAQFEKHTVHRHYTALVQGVPSAADPRLRGIRGVNFEQGGILKITSQLARHPTDRQRQAVLFTGGRHAVTRARTVEAFGGVAALMDCWLETGRTHQIRVHMAHVGHGLVGDPTYGGKRKLSVRAVGAAAAEAVANFPRQALHATTLGFTHPVTGEELSFTSPLPEDFEALLATLRAGPQIT; encoded by the coding sequence ATGTCGGACATCGCGGCACACCTCCTGCGCATCGAAATCGGCGAAGACCCCGCCGAGCGGCTTGATAAGGCATTGGCGGCGCTTGTGCCAGAAGAAGCGGCGCTGTCGCGCTCGCGTCTGGCCCGGCTGATCGCCGAGGGCGCGGTGACACGGGACGGCGTCGCGATCACCGATCAGAAGGCCAAGGTCGCCCCGGGCGAGGTCTACATGATCGCGGTTGAGCCGCCCCGCGCGGTCGAAACCCTGGCGCAGGACATTCCGCTGACCGTGCTTTGGGAAGACGAGGACCTGATCGTGATCGACAAGCCCGCGGGGATGGTGGTGCATCCGGCGCCCGGCTCCGAGGACGGCACGCTCGTCAATGCGCTGCTTCATCATTTCGGCGGCAGGCTGTCGGGCATCGGCGGCGAGGCGCGGCCGGGCATCGTGCACCGGATCGACAAGGAAACCTCGGGCCTGCTCGTCGTGGCGAAATCCGACCGCGCGCATCACGGCCTTGCGGCGCAATTCGAGAAACACACGGTGCACCGCCATTACACCGCGCTGGTGCAGGGCGTGCCCTCTGCCGCCGATCCGCGGCTGCGCGGCATCCGCGGGGTGAATTTCGAACAGGGCGGCATCCTGAAGATCACCTCGCAGCTCGCCCGCCACCCGACCGACCGGCAGCGCCAGGCGGTGCTGTTCACCGGCGGGCGCCATGCGGTGACCCGCGCCCGCACGGTCGAGGCCTTTGGCGGCGTCGCGGCCTTGATGGATTGCTGGCTCGAAACCGGGCGCACGCATCAGATCCGGGTGCATATGGCGCATGTGGGGCATGGGCTGGTGGGCGATCCGACCTATGGCGGCAAGCGGAAACTCTCGGTCCGCGCGGTCGGTGCCGCCGCGGCCGAGGCGGTGGCCAATTTCCCCCGTCAGGCGCTGCATGCGACGACGCTGGGCTTTACCCATCCGGTCACCGGCGAGGAGCTCAGCTTCACCTCCCCCCTGCCCGAAGATTTCGAGGCGCTGCTGGCAACCTTGCGCGCCGGGCCGCAGATCACCTGA
- the rpoH gene encoding RNA polymerase sigma factor RpoH, whose product MSSYANLPAPSPEQGLNRYLQEIRKFPLLEPEEEYMLAKAWVDHQDPKAAHRLVTSHLRLAAKIAMGYRGYGLPQAEVISEANVGLMQAVKRFDPERGFRLATYAMWWIRAAIQEYILRSWSLVKLGTTSAQKKLFFNLRKAKSKIGALDEGDLRPDAVAKIAHDLNVSEDDVIEMNRRLAGSDASLNAQVGASDGESATQWQDWLEDEDADQAEAYAEADELQARRAMLVAAMDVLNERERDILMARRLRDEPVTLEELSSQYDVSRERIRQIEVRAFEKLQGRMKALAKEKGMSLPG is encoded by the coding sequence ATGTCGAGCTATGCCAACCTGCCAGCCCCCAGCCCCGAACAGGGTCTGAACCGCTATCTGCAGGAAATCCGCAAGTTTCCGCTTCTGGAACCGGAAGAGGAATACATGCTGGCCAAGGCCTGGGTCGATCATCAGGACCCGAAAGCCGCGCATCGGCTGGTGACCTCGCACCTGCGGCTGGCGGCAAAGATCGCCATGGGCTATCGCGGCTACGGCCTGCCGCAGGCCGAGGTGATTTCCGAGGCGAATGTGGGCCTGATGCAGGCGGTGAAACGCTTCGACCCGGAACGCGGCTTCCGGCTGGCGACCTATGCGATGTGGTGGATCCGCGCCGCGATCCAGGAATACATCCTGCGCTCGTGGTCCCTGGTGAAGCTGGGCACCACCTCGGCGCAAAAGAAGCTCTTCTTCAACCTGCGCAAGGCGAAATCGAAGATCGGCGCGCTGGACGAGGGCGATCTGCGCCCCGATGCGGTGGCGAAGATCGCGCATGATCTGAACGTCAGCGAAGACGACGTGATCGAGATGAACCGCCGTCTGGCGGGGTCGGATGCGTCCTTGAACGCGCAGGTGGGCGCCAGCGATGGCGAAAGCGCCACGCAATGGCAGGATTGGCTCGAGGACGAGGATGCCGATCAGGCCGAGGCCTATGCCGAGGCCGACGAATTGCAGGCCCGCCGCGCGATGCTGGTCGCGGCAATGGATGTGCTGAACGAACGCGAACGCGACATCCTGATGGCGCGGCGGCTGCGTGACGAGCCGGTGACGCTCGAGGAACTCTCGTCGCAATATGACGTCAGCCGCGAACGCATCCGGCAGATCGAGGTCCGGGCGTTTGAAAAGCTGCAGGGCCGGATGAAGGCGCTGGCCAAGGAAAAGGGCATGAGCCTGCCGGGCTGA